A single Lancefieldella parvula DSM 20469 DNA region contains:
- a CDS encoding UTP--glucose-1-phosphate uridylyltransferase produces MKAIIPAAGLGTRFLPATKVTPKELLPVLDKPVIQYVVEEALEPEEVDEVIIINSREKPQVETYFAEDQKFESDLSSRGKQDLADKVHAASALPVSFTYQDNPRGLGHAVLCAADGVGDEPFFVLLGDYFVPDRQMCIRMAEISKQYNNASVIAVAPVPADQVYRYGIIAGECISSPSDNAEGEGAIWKVTGLVEKPRPEDAPSHLFIVGRYLLSPKIMELLATQGPGAGNEIQLTDAMERLLAEEEMYALVIDPEEGCDTGTPAAWAATNARMALSDQDSAAAFKEALGSYANRIG; encoded by the coding sequence ATGAAGGCAATTATCCCAGCAGCAGGTCTAGGTACGCGTTTTTTACCTGCGACAAAGGTAACTCCTAAAGAGCTGTTGCCTGTTTTGGATAAGCCCGTTATTCAGTACGTAGTAGAAGAGGCTCTTGAGCCAGAAGAGGTCGATGAAGTAATCATCATCAATTCTCGTGAGAAACCACAGGTTGAAACCTACTTTGCTGAAGATCAGAAGTTTGAGTCCGATCTTTCTTCTCGCGGAAAGCAAGACCTTGCCGATAAAGTTCATGCAGCTTCTGCGCTTCCTGTTTCTTTTACCTATCAGGACAATCCTCGTGGCCTTGGCCATGCAGTGCTTTGCGCTGCAGACGGCGTAGGAGACGAGCCATTTTTTGTTCTTCTCGGTGATTATTTTGTTCCAGACCGTCAGATGTGCATTCGAATGGCAGAGATTTCTAAGCAGTATAACAACGCTTCCGTCATTGCGGTTGCCCCAGTTCCCGCAGATCAAGTGTATCGTTACGGTATTATCGCGGGCGAGTGCATTTCTTCTCCTTCAGATAATGCTGAGGGTGAGGGTGCTATTTGGAAGGTAACCGGACTTGTCGAGAAACCCCGTCCAGAAGACGCACCTTCTCACCTGTTTATTGTTGGCCGTTACTTGCTCTCTCCAAAGATTATGGAGCTTCTGGCAACTCAGGGTCCTGGTGCAGGTAACGAGATTCAGTTGACAGACGCAATGGAGCGCCTGCTTGCTGAGGAAGAAATGTACGCGCTGGTAATTGATCCAGAAGAGGGTTGCGATACCGGTACTCCTGCAGCTTGGGCAGCAACTAATGCTCGTATGGCACTCTCTGACCAGGATTCTGCAGCGGCGTTTAAAGAGGCGCTCGGCAGCTATGCCAACCGCATTGGATAA
- a CDS encoding metal-dependent transcriptional regulator, protein MANDNVQSDHTLTKAGEDYLEAIYRIALEQPDDDKSVRSVDIAECLDVSKASVNKALSQLKEQDMVEQSRYGRVTLTKEGEANARTTWRAHRALRTFLEEDLGVDTETADAEACLMEHSLSIDTLAKLITFLEKRGIEIPSK, encoded by the coding sequence ATGGCCAACGATAACGTACAAAGCGACCACACACTGACAAAAGCCGGTGAGGATTATCTCGAGGCAATTTATCGAATTGCACTTGAGCAGCCAGATGACGATAAGAGTGTCCGCTCCGTTGACATTGCTGAATGCCTTGATGTTTCTAAAGCAAGCGTTAATAAGGCGCTTTCTCAGCTTAAAGAGCAGGACATGGTTGAGCAGAGTCGTTATGGTCGCGTTACGCTGACCAAAGAAGGCGAGGCAAATGCTCGTACCACGTGGCGCGCTCACCGTGCGCTTCGCACTTTCCTCGAGGAAGATTTGGGAGTAGACACAGAGACTGCAGACGCAGAAGCTTGTCTTATGGAACATTCACTTTCTATAGATACTTTGGCAAAGCTTATTACGTTCCTTGAAAAGCGCGGTATTGAGATTCCAAGTAAATAG
- a CDS encoding LCP family protein, giving the protein MSTTPKHAKLLDSGATQGTSADAAQNTAAGSAQGTAPSVAANASQKISAGTSPFSRTQAEGYHKRRKRVFRKQMVVRSLLGVFAAVFVAAVVGVGIWYANVQAQLNNSQVITNELRQTLQEPSAPSDPYYVLLLGTDGRPGETEYRADSIILARVDPIHKRVTMLSIPRDTRVLWKGSYMKINAVHYYDGANGMVQAVNELCGVHIAHYAEVNFDGLAGITDALGGVTVNVEQYMRDTENFSDVVELYPGVQKLNGAQALFFTRVRYAFADSDYTRMRHQRTFIKAMIAQILNTGDPVAIANIVNSTASMVITDLSVSDIISLGTQMIGMNTDKDIYTAYVPSEGTEIDGQSYVITDKEALAKMMKVIDEGNDPSGLNEQTDAEANAEATEKSSEESSESPNSSSRQ; this is encoded by the coding sequence GTGTCAACTACACCAAAGCATGCAAAATTGCTAGACAGCGGAGCTACACAAGGTACCTCGGCTGATGCCGCACAAAATACTGCAGCTGGCAGTGCACAAGGGACTGCACCTAGCGTCGCGGCTAATGCTTCGCAGAAAATCTCAGCTGGCACTTCTCCTTTTAGCCGTACGCAGGCAGAGGGTTACCACAAGCGCCGTAAACGTGTTTTTAGAAAACAGATGGTGGTAAGGTCTCTTTTAGGTGTTTTTGCGGCTGTTTTTGTTGCTGCTGTGGTAGGCGTAGGTATTTGGTACGCAAATGTTCAGGCGCAGCTTAATAACTCGCAGGTCATCACTAATGAGCTTCGCCAAACGCTTCAGGAGCCTTCTGCACCAAGTGATCCCTATTATGTGCTGCTTCTAGGAACAGATGGACGACCTGGTGAAACCGAGTATCGTGCAGATTCCATTATTTTGGCGCGTGTTGATCCCATTCATAAGCGTGTGACTATGCTTTCTATTCCACGAGACACACGTGTCTTGTGGAAGGGTTCCTACATGAAGATCAATGCCGTCCACTACTATGACGGAGCAAATGGTATGGTGCAGGCTGTTAACGAACTGTGCGGCGTACATATTGCTCACTATGCTGAGGTTAACTTCGATGGTCTTGCTGGCATTACAGATGCTCTTGGAGGCGTGACCGTAAACGTTGAGCAGTACATGCGTGATACAGAGAACTTTAGCGACGTTGTTGAGCTGTATCCTGGCGTTCAGAAGCTCAACGGTGCTCAAGCACTCTTCTTCACTCGCGTTCGTTACGCTTTTGCAGATAGCGATTACACTCGTATGCGCCACCAAAGAACGTTCATCAAGGCCATGATTGCTCAGATTTTGAACACCGGAGATCCTGTGGCCATTGCCAATATTGTCAATTCAACAGCAAGTATGGTCATTACTGATTTGTCTGTCTCAGATATTATTTCCCTAGGTACTCAGATGATTGGAATGAATACCGATAAGGATATCTATACGGCATACGTACCATCTGAGGGAACAGAAATTGATGGCCAGTCGTATGTTATTACAGATAAAGAAGCACTTGCAAAGATGATGAAAGTGATTGATGAAGGAAACGATCCGTCTGGTTTAAATGAACAAACAGATGCTGAGGCAAATGCTGAAGCTACCGAGAAAAGCTCTGAAGAGTCCTCAGAATCTCCAAACAGCTCTTCTCGCCAGTAA
- the murA gene encoding UDP-N-acetylglucosamine 1-carboxyvinyltransferase yields MDVIKVVGGNSVTGEVTVEGAKNSALKLMAATIMAPGVTTLTNVPNIADVHVMGKVLKTLGARIEVVGLHELKIDTTDITSWETPYSLVAQMRASTAVLGPLISRFGKAVVAMPGGCNIGARKIDMHILGLEALGVEFKVEHGNIHASAPHGVTGETVSLAFASVGATENLMMASVFAKGVTVIDNAAREPEIVDLANMLNKMGANIQGAGSPVIEIHGVTELHPVEHEVVGDRIEAGTFLAIGALTGEPITVHGFEPNHLGLVLKKYEQMGITVETGDRWARASRQQDLKAIDIQTLPFPGFPTDMQAQTMTLLALAKGTCIITENVFENRFMLASELSRMGADITIEGHHAIVRGVSGFEGAQVKSPDLRGGAALVMAGLVAEGETIVSDIHHIDRGYEGFVEKLVALGADAQRTTIPDDDFIEG; encoded by the coding sequence ATGGACGTCATAAAAGTAGTGGGTGGCAACTCTGTCACAGGAGAGGTCACCGTAGAGGGCGCAAAAAACTCTGCCCTCAAATTGATGGCTGCAACCATCATGGCTCCTGGTGTTACTACACTTACCAACGTTCCTAATATTGCAGACGTTCACGTCATGGGTAAGGTACTCAAGACGTTAGGTGCTCGTATTGAAGTCGTTGGTCTTCACGAACTCAAAATTGATACCACAGATATTACAAGCTGGGAGACTCCTTACAGCCTTGTTGCACAAATGCGTGCGTCAACTGCTGTTTTGGGCCCCCTTATCTCACGTTTTGGTAAAGCTGTTGTTGCGATGCCAGGCGGGTGTAATATCGGCGCACGTAAAATTGATATGCACATTTTGGGTCTTGAGGCTTTGGGCGTCGAATTTAAGGTTGAGCACGGCAATATTCATGCAAGTGCTCCTCACGGCGTAACCGGAGAGACTGTTTCTCTTGCTTTTGCTTCTGTTGGCGCAACAGAGAACCTGATGATGGCATCAGTCTTTGCAAAGGGTGTAACGGTCATCGATAACGCAGCCCGTGAGCCAGAAATTGTCGATCTAGCTAACATGCTCAATAAAATGGGTGCCAACATTCAGGGCGCTGGATCTCCTGTTATTGAGATTCATGGCGTAACTGAGCTGCATCCTGTTGAGCATGAAGTTGTTGGCGATCGTATTGAGGCTGGTACTTTCCTGGCTATCGGTGCGCTTACTGGTGAGCCCATTACCGTTCACGGCTTCGAGCCAAATCACCTTGGTCTGGTGCTTAAGAAGTATGAGCAGATGGGCATTACCGTTGAGACTGGAGATAGGTGGGCACGGGCTTCTCGCCAGCAAGATCTTAAGGCTATCGACATTCAGACGCTGCCGTTTCCAGGCTTCCCAACGGATATGCAGGCACAAACTATGACGCTGCTTGCTCTGGCAAAGGGAACCTGTATTATTACCGAGAATGTCTTTGAGAACCGCTTTATGCTAGCGTCCGAGCTTTCCCGTATGGGAGCTGATATCACTATCGAGGGACATCATGCTATTGTTCGCGGTGTCTCCGGGTTTGAGGGAGCACAGGTTAAGTCTCCAGATCTTCGTGGCGGCGCTGCTCTTGTCATGGCTGGTCTTGTGGCTGAGGGTGAAACAATCGTTTCCGATATTCACCACATTGACCGTGGTTACGAGGGATTTGTCGAGAAACTCGTCGCGCTGGGAGCAGATGCTCAGCGCACTACCATTCCAGACGACGATTTTATCGAAGGATAG
- the atpC gene encoding ATP synthase F1 subunit epsilon, protein MAELTCQFVRPDKLLYEGTVESLILASSDGEYGVWPGHAPEIIALGDGVVRLHMPHPESEEESMTKIVISGGYAEIDPTGVIILADHARRVDDIDADVVRETRDDVIDQMLSLPEDDNRRAYYAKKIDWCNLLLKQVVEE, encoded by the coding sequence ATGGCTGAGTTGACTTGTCAGTTTGTCAGACCAGATAAGCTCCTCTACGAAGGAACCGTTGAGAGTCTGATTCTTGCTTCATCAGATGGAGAGTATGGTGTGTGGCCAGGCCACGCACCAGAAATCATTGCGCTTGGTGATGGTGTTGTAAGACTGCACATGCCTCATCCAGAGTCTGAAGAAGAATCTATGACCAAGATAGTGATTTCTGGTGGATATGCAGAGATTGATCCAACAGGAGTCATTATCTTGGCAGATCATGCTCGTCGTGTTGATGACATTGATGCAGATGTTGTGCGCGAAACAAGAGACGATGTCATTGACCAGATGCTTTCTCTTCCAGAAGATGATAATCGTCGTGCCTACTACGCAAAAAAGATAGACTGGTGTAATCTACTTCTGAAGCAAGTGGTTGAGGAGTAA
- the atpD gene encoding F0F1 ATP synthase subunit beta, producing the protein MSDMQVETSSFEEAVLNKRNQRVDDGVIVRVVGPVVDVKFDGPVPSIYTALTVEDDTPVGHVSTVLEVESQLHGGVVRTVAMSSTDGLQRNLRVKDTGKPMMMPVGKSTLGRVWNVMGQPVDGGEIPEDVEYYPIHHPAPLFEELTTETEIFETGIKAIDLLEPYVRGGKTGLFGGAGVGKTVLIQELINNLAQQHGGTSVFTGVGERTREGTDLFLEMTESGVINKTCLVYGQMNEPPGARMRVALAGLTTAEYFRDQGQDVLLFIDNIFRFSQAGSEVSALLGRMPSAVGYQPTLATEMGELQERITSTKEGSITSVQAVYVPADDLTDPAPATTFTHLDATTVLSRAITELGIYPAVDPLASSSSALDPSIVGEEHYRVAMAVQETLQEYSDLQDIIAILGMDELSEEQQRTVARARKIQQFLSQSFHVAEKFTGNPGVYCTVEETVRSFAEIIDGKCDDLPEQAFRFAGTIEDVRERAAKMSASDSSQN; encoded by the coding sequence ATGTCAGATATGCAAGTAGAGACTTCTTCCTTTGAGGAAGCTGTTCTCAACAAGCGCAATCAGCGCGTTGACGATGGCGTAATCGTTCGCGTAGTTGGACCAGTTGTCGACGTTAAGTTCGACGGACCTGTTCCAAGCATCTATACCGCACTGACGGTAGAGGATGACACGCCTGTTGGTCACGTCAGCACTGTTCTTGAGGTTGAGTCTCAGCTTCACGGTGGTGTTGTTCGTACCGTCGCTATGTCGTCAACCGATGGTCTTCAGCGTAATCTTCGCGTTAAGGATACCGGCAAGCCAATGATGATGCCAGTAGGCAAGTCTACGCTGGGCCGTGTCTGGAACGTCATGGGTCAGCCAGTTGATGGTGGAGAAATTCCTGAAGACGTTGAGTATTATCCAATTCACCACCCAGCACCTCTTTTCGAAGAGCTCACTACTGAGACAGAAATTTTTGAGACAGGCATCAAGGCAATCGATCTTCTCGAGCCTTATGTTCGAGGCGGAAAGACTGGCCTCTTTGGCGGCGCTGGTGTTGGTAAGACCGTTTTGATTCAGGAGCTTATTAACAACCTAGCTCAACAGCATGGTGGTACCTCCGTATTCACCGGCGTTGGAGAGCGTACTCGTGAGGGTACTGACCTCTTCCTTGAGATGACTGAGTCTGGCGTTATTAACAAGACTTGCCTAGTCTACGGTCAGATGAACGAGCCACCAGGAGCTCGTATGCGTGTTGCTCTTGCAGGCCTTACTACTGCAGAGTACTTCCGCGATCAGGGCCAGGACGTTCTGTTGTTCATCGACAACATCTTCCGCTTCTCTCAGGCAGGTTCTGAGGTTTCCGCACTTCTTGGTCGTATGCCTTCTGCAGTTGGTTATCAGCCAACTCTGGCTACAGAGATGGGCGAGCTTCAGGAGCGTATTACTTCCACCAAGGAAGGCTCTATTACTTCCGTACAGGCAGTTTACGTCCCTGCAGACGACCTTACTGACCCTGCTCCTGCTACAACCTTTACGCACTTGGATGCAACTACCGTTCTTTCTCGTGCTATTACTGAGCTTGGTATTTACCCAGCAGTTGATCCTCTGGCCAGCTCTAGTTCTGCTCTTGATCCATCCATTGTTGGCGAAGAGCATTACCGCGTTGCTATGGCAGTTCAGGAGACTCTGCAGGAGTACTCTGACCTTCAAGACATCATTGCAATTCTGGGTATGGACGAGCTTTCTGAGGAGCAGCAGCGTACTGTTGCTCGCGCCCGTAAGATTCAGCAGTTCCTCTCTCAGTCATTCCACGTTGCCGAGAAGTTCACTGGCAACCCTGGCGTATATTGCACCGTTGAGGAAACTGTTCGCTCGTTTGCAGAGATTATTGATGGTAAGTGTGATGACCTACCTGAGCAGGCATTCCGTTTTGCAGGCACCATCGAAGATGTTCGTGAGCGTGCTGCAAAGATGTCAGCTTCAGATAGCTCACAGAACTAG
- the atpG gene encoding ATP synthase F1 subunit gamma — translation MANLHEISRRMSSIRSTMQITRTMSMISTARVRKALDRAEAASPYKDAITLMLANVASASFNPKKQPLLATHKVEKNVLFLVIASDRGLAGGFNILPQREVEHEMARLKAKGVASEIITCGRKPTEYFTYRNIKPTMSYVGISSEPTADQADRIASYIMDGYIKGKIDRVVIKYWHAKNRVDQEQVTEQLLPVSRETLTIPNKPRTEEALSQVKTYNKSEYHFSPSASQVLDSLMPAYIKTVIFHALLDSAAAEHGARRRAMQSATDNAENVLGALSRTYNRERQGAITTELNEIIGGAAALEDM, via the coding sequence ATGGCGAACCTTCACGAAATATCGAGGCGTATGAGCTCCATCAGGAGCACCATGCAGATTACGCGCACTATGTCGATGATTTCGACAGCGCGTGTCCGCAAGGCACTTGATAGGGCCGAGGCTGCTTCGCCATACAAGGATGCTATTACCCTTATGCTTGCAAATGTTGCAAGCGCTAGCTTTAATCCTAAGAAACAGCCTCTTCTTGCTACGCATAAAGTTGAGAAGAACGTGCTGTTTTTAGTCATCGCATCTGACCGCGGTCTTGCGGGAGGATTTAACATCTTGCCGCAGCGCGAAGTTGAGCATGAGATGGCACGTCTTAAAGCTAAGGGTGTGGCTTCAGAGATAATTACTTGCGGACGCAAGCCAACTGAGTACTTTACGTATAGAAATATCAAGCCCACTATGTCCTATGTAGGCATTTCCTCTGAGCCTACAGCAGACCAAGCTGATCGTATTGCCTCCTACATTATGGATGGTTATATAAAGGGTAAGATTGATCGCGTAGTAATCAAGTATTGGCATGCAAAGAACCGTGTTGATCAAGAGCAGGTTACAGAGCAACTTCTTCCTGTTTCACGCGAGACACTCACGATTCCTAATAAACCCCGTACCGAAGAAGCCCTCTCACAGGTGAAGACGTATAACAAGAGTGAATATCACTTCTCGCCATCTGCTTCTCAGGTACTAGACTCCTTGATGCCCGCTTATATCAAGACGGTCATCTTCCACGCACTTCTTGATTCTGCTGCAGCTGAGCACGGTGCACGCCGTCGTGCAATGCAGTCTGCAACTGATAATGCTGAGAACGTCTTAGGCGCTCTTAGCCGTACGTACAATCGCGAACGCCAGGGCGCAATTACCACTGAACTCAATGAGATTATCGGTGGTGCTGCAGCATTGGAGGATATGTAA
- the atpA gene encoding F0F1 ATP synthase subunit alpha: MTDKTTIQEGTLSSDAVMAQLRERLSKVNSTVSQQEVSAVTEVADGIARVAGLRSAMAGELLEFTSSVTGHSVFGLAQNLDETSVGAVLFGEVSEIKEGDECRTTGRVMDIPAGYDMLGRVVNPLGQPIDGLGAIHATHRRPIEFKAPGIMQRQPVCEPVQTGLLAIDAMVPVGRGQRELIIGDRKTGKTAIAIDAIVNQKNTDMICIYVAIGQKASTVANIRESLSRHGVLDKTVIVAATAADSAPMQYIAPMAGAAIGEFFMYNDKDGKPADKDHPGGHVLVVYDDLSKQAVAYRQMSLTLHRPPGREAYPGDIFYLHSRLLERACKLSDENGAGSLTALPIIETQEGDVSAYIPTNVISITDGQIYLQSNLFFQGQRPAVDVGISVSRVGGDAQVKAMKQVAGTLRLDLASYREKQAFSQFGSDLDATTQYQLNHGAHMMELLKQPRYSALDVVDQICAIYAAKENFIDDVDLENVALFRDGLAQYMSEYHPQLRNSLRTGKISDEQAERLSDHIKHFKAKFIEEHPNKVVDEAEANADTPGSFDAVTQGSLQE; encoded by the coding sequence ATGACTGATAAGACCACCATACAGGAAGGAACGCTAAGCTCAGATGCTGTAATGGCACAGCTTAGAGAGCGCCTTTCTAAGGTCAATTCAACCGTATCCCAGCAAGAGGTATCTGCTGTTACTGAGGTAGCAGACGGTATTGCTCGTGTTGCTGGTCTACGCAGCGCTATGGCAGGCGAGTTGCTGGAGTTTACCAGCTCCGTTACTGGCCACAGCGTATTCGGTCTTGCTCAGAACCTTGATGAGACTTCTGTCGGTGCTGTTTTGTTCGGCGAAGTTTCTGAAATCAAGGAAGGCGACGAGTGTCGCACTACTGGCCGTGTTATGGACATCCCTGCTGGATACGACATGCTTGGTCGTGTGGTTAATCCATTGGGTCAGCCTATTGACGGTCTTGGTGCAATCCACGCTACACATCGTCGTCCTATTGAGTTCAAGGCTCCTGGCATTATGCAGCGTCAGCCTGTCTGCGAGCCAGTTCAGACTGGTCTTCTTGCAATTGACGCTATGGTTCCTGTCGGCCGTGGTCAGCGTGAGTTGATCATTGGTGACCGTAAGACTGGTAAGACCGCTATCGCAATTGACGCAATCGTAAACCAGAAGAACACCGACATGATTTGTATCTATGTCGCCATCGGTCAGAAGGCGTCTACAGTTGCAAACATCCGCGAGTCTCTTTCCCGCCATGGTGTTCTTGATAAGACCGTCATTGTTGCAGCTACCGCAGCTGATTCTGCTCCAATGCAGTACATTGCCCCTATGGCAGGCGCTGCTATTGGTGAGTTCTTTATGTATAACGATAAGGACGGCAAGCCTGCTGACAAAGATCATCCAGGCGGACACGTTCTTGTTGTTTACGATGACCTCTCTAAGCAGGCAGTTGCATACCGTCAGATGTCACTGACGCTTCACCGTCCACCAGGACGTGAGGCATATCCTGGTGATATTTTCTACCTGCACTCACGCTTGCTGGAGCGTGCATGTAAGCTCTCCGATGAAAACGGAGCAGGTTCTCTTACAGCACTTCCAATTATTGAGACGCAGGAAGGCGATGTCTCTGCATACATTCCTACAAATGTCATTTCCATTACAGACGGCCAGATTTATCTGCAGTCTAACCTATTCTTCCAGGGTCAGCGCCCAGCAGTCGACGTAGGTATTTCCGTATCCCGCGTCGGTGGCGACGCTCAGGTTAAGGCTATGAAGCAGGTTGCAGGTACACTTCGTCTGGACCTTGCAAGTTACCGTGAGAAGCAGGCATTCTCGCAGTTTGGATCCGACTTGGATGCAACTACGCAGTACCAGCTTAACCATGGTGCTCATATGATGGAGCTTCTCAAGCAGCCACGTTACTCAGCTCTGGACGTAGTTGACCAGATTTGCGCAATTTACGCCGCAAAAGAGAATTTCATTGATGACGTTGATCTTGAGAACGTTGCTCTCTTCCGTGACGGCCTTGCTCAGTACATGAGTGAGTATCACCCACAGCTCCGCAACTCTTTGCGCACAGGAAAGATTTCTGATGAGCAGGCAGAGCGCTTGAGTGATCACATTAAGCACTTCAAGGCTAAGTTTATAGAAGAGCATCCAAACAAGGTTGTGGATGAAGCAGAAGCTAATGCAGATACACCAGGTTCTTTTGACGCAGTAACCCAGGGTTCATTGCAGGAGTAA
- the atpH gene encoding ATP synthase F1 subunit delta, translating to MSTNKDDQDRKVEGYTRALLEAGRAEGRATADLVQVQHAKKFSPEVLETLGAMQASEDVSLINDVAATFQELLEEEDKTLTVTVTTTMPLDDELRAKVTEKLEKNFNTQVYLIERVNPKILGGIVVEARDHRYDASVKTQLTHIKSRLSSDHVESEL from the coding sequence ATGAGCACTAATAAAGACGATCAAGACAGAAAAGTAGAGGGCTATACCAGGGCGCTCCTGGAGGCTGGCCGCGCAGAGGGTCGTGCAACGGCAGACCTCGTACAGGTGCAGCACGCAAAGAAGTTCTCTCCAGAAGTTCTTGAGACTCTTGGTGCTATGCAGGCGAGTGAGGATGTCAGCCTTATCAATGATGTTGCCGCTACGTTCCAGGAGCTTCTTGAAGAAGAAGACAAGACACTTACGGTAACGGTAACTACTACAATGCCTCTTGATGATGAGTTACGCGCAAAGGTCACCGAGAAGCTCGAGAAGAACTTCAATACTCAGGTGTATCTTATTGAGCGTGTTAATCCAAAGATTTTGGGCGGCATCGTAGTTGAGGCACGTGATCATCGTTATGATGCATCGGTAAAGACACAACTCACTCACATTAAGAGTAGGCTCTCTTCAGATCACGTTGAAAGTGAATTGTAA
- the atpF gene encoding F0F1 ATP synthase subunit B — translation MNTICKGARKASTVGATAALLVAMAPSVALAEEGASGADILLPKPAEFVPALIAFLIIFAVVAKFVWPSVLRMLDKRQEKIQGDLDAAAKSREEANKDREIAAAGIDAAKQQANEIVSAAKREGEEERARIIEQAKAEAVEIITKGKGVVESERRHAMAELSDSVVDLAVDIAGKIIGNELSVEQQRALAEKYLAEVGTPDEH, via the coding sequence ATGAATACGATTTGTAAGGGAGCAAGAAAGGCCAGCACAGTAGGCGCAACTGCTGCTCTACTTGTGGCAATGGCTCCCTCAGTCGCACTTGCCGAAGAGGGTGCAAGTGGTGCCGATATTCTTCTTCCAAAGCCCGCTGAGTTTGTTCCTGCTCTGATTGCGTTTCTGATCATCTTTGCTGTTGTAGCAAAGTTTGTATGGCCTTCCGTTCTACGTATGCTTGACAAGCGTCAAGAGAAGATCCAAGGCGATCTGGACGCTGCAGCAAAGTCTCGCGAGGAAGCTAACAAGGATCGTGAAATCGCAGCAGCTGGTATCGACGCAGCTAAGCAGCAAGCAAACGAGATTGTTTCTGCTGCTAAGCGTGAGGGCGAAGAAGAGCGTGCTCGTATTATCGAGCAGGCAAAGGCAGAAGCTGTTGAGATTATTACTAAGGGTAAGGGCGTTGTAGAGTCTGAGCGTCGTCACGCTATGGCCGAGCTTTCTGATTCCGTTGTTGATCTTGCCGTCGATATTGCCGGAAAGATTATTGGCAACGAGCTCTCAGTAGAGCAGCAGCGTGCTCTTGCCGAAAAGTACCTTGCGGAAGTAGGTACTCCAGATGAGCACTAA
- a CDS encoding ATPase: protein MGIFGYAICVVAAAGCISAVAMSAANNMARQPEVQGRLFTVFILGCAFIEALTLIGFVVTLMVK, encoded by the coding sequence GTGGGAATTTTTGGATATGCTATTTGCGTTGTCGCAGCAGCAGGTTGTATTAGCGCCGTAGCAATGAGTGCCGCTAACAACATGGCTCGTCAGCCAGAGGTTCAGGGCCGTCTCTTCACAGTCTTTATTCTTGGCTGCGCATTTATCGAGGCTCTTACCCTGATTGGCTTCGTTGTTACCCTGATGGTTAAGTAA
- the atpB gene encoding F0F1 ATP synthase subunit A, whose protein sequence is MDVLAQLPAEMAELLESFLPHALVGNTTFGFTNYIFYFLVAAVIFLIVCFRFKKKQAESVVPKGRFVNGVEYLIEYIRDDVCKASLGETWRTHFPFLITMFMFILINNIIGLIPGAHPGTGTIGVTAALGLCSLGYFMYVGAKKMGVIGYILSLAPKGVNPVIAAVIWVIEVFSTFLRLVTLAVRLFCNMYAGHIVMGTFAILASMYFMPALENFSASTAAQAGFSLFWILLLIIIYLVETIVAFIQAYVFTLLSTVYIQLVESEH, encoded by the coding sequence GTGGATGTTCTTGCGCAGTTGCCAGCAGAGATGGCCGAGCTGCTCGAAAGTTTTTTACCACACGCATTGGTTGGTAACACCACCTTTGGTTTCACGAACTACATTTTCTATTTCTTGGTCGCTGCTGTGATTTTCCTTATTGTCTGCTTTAGGTTTAAGAAAAAGCAGGCAGAGAGCGTTGTTCCTAAAGGACGCTTTGTTAATGGTGTTGAGTATCTGATTGAGTACATTAGAGATGATGTCTGCAAGGCTTCTCTTGGAGAAACTTGGCGCACACACTTCCCATTCTTGATCACTATGTTTATGTTCATCTTAATTAATAACATCATTGGTCTTATTCCTGGCGCACATCCAGGTACTGGTACTATTGGTGTTACTGCCGCTCTTGGTCTTTGCTCCCTTGGATATTTTATGTATGTGGGCGCAAAGAAGATGGGCGTTATTGGGTATATCTTGAGCCTTGCACCAAAGGGTGTTAATCCTGTGATTGCAGCAGTTATTTGGGTTATTGAGGTATTCTCAACATTCCTTCGTCTGGTTACTCTGGCTGTCCGTTTGTTCTGCAATATGTATGCAGGTCACATCGTTATGGGTACGTTTGCAATTCTTGCATCTATGTACTTTATGCCAGCACTTGAGAACTTCTCCGCGTCAACAGCTGCTCAGGCAGGCTTCTCGCTTTTCTGGATTCTGCTGTTGATTATCATTTACTTGGTAGAAACTATTGTTGCCTTCATTCAGGCATACGTTTTTACCCTACTCTCCACTGTATATATCCAGCTGGTAGAGTCTGAGCACTAA